GTGGTCGCGGCCCCGCCAGCCCTGGCGGGCCAGACCTTCGTTGCCTCCGACGCGCCCTTGCGCACGTCCGGTTGGACGCTCCATGTGCTTGCCCCGACAGCCCCCTCGGTGCCGCTGGCCACCACGGCGGCCCGCTCGCTCGCCTTGCTGCTGGGGGTGGCGGGCTTCGGCGGTGTCGGCATCTGGACCGCCCGCCGGCGCAGTCTTGCCCGCGAGCGGGACCGGGCGACGACCGCCCGGCGGGAACTGGAGGCCCGCGTCAGCGAGCGGACACAGGCGCTCAGCGACGCCAATGCCCGCCTCACCGCCGAGATGGAGGAGCGCCGCCGCACCCAGGCCGCCCTCGGCCATCTTCAGGACGAACTGGTGCAGGCCAACAAGCTGGCGGTGCTTGGCCAGATCGCCGCCTCCGTCGCCCATGAGGTGAACCAGCCTGTGGCGGCCATCCGCACCTATGGGGAAAATGCCCGCCTGTTCCTGGAGCGGGGCGATCCCGCCTCCGCCCGCGCCAATCTCGCCATCATCGACGACCTCACGCAAAGGGTGGGCGCCATCACCGGCGAATTGCGCGCGTTCGCCCGCAAGGCCCCCGCCGACATGGAGCCGGTATCGCTGCGCGCCGTGCTGGAAGGGGCGCGCCTTCTGGTGCGCCATCGCCTCGCCGAACAGAAAGTGGCGCTGGAGATCCACATCCCCATCACCGACCTGGTGGTGCGCGCCGCTCGCATCCGCCTGGAACAGGTGTTCGTGAACCTGCTGCAGAACGCCATCGAGGCGCTGGATGGGCGGCGCGACGGGCGCATCCGCATCACCGCGCGGACGGAGGGAACCATGGCGGTGGTCACCGTCTCCGACAACGGGCCGGGGCTGGCGGCGAGCGTGCGCGAGGCCCTGTTCATGCCCTTCGTCACCACCAAGCCGGAAGGGCTCGGCCTCGGCCTCGTCATCGCCCGCGACATCGTCGCCGAATGCGGCGGCACCTTCACCGCTGGCGAGGGGCCCGGCGCGGTCTTCATTCTCACTTTGGCGAGGGCCTGACCATGGCGCATGTCGCCGACCGGCCGCCGGACGTGGCCTTCATCGACGATGACGACAGCCTGCGCGCCGCCAATATCCAGTCGCTCATGCTGGCGGGCCTTGCCGCCCTGCCCTTCGCCAGCGCGGAGGCGGCGCTGGACGCCATCGACGCCGGCTTTCCCGGCGTGGTGGTCACCGACGTGCGCATGCCCGGCATGGACGGGCTCGAACTGTTCCGGCGGCTGAAACGGCGCGATGCGGACCTGCCCGTCATTCTCATCACCGGGCATGGCGACATCGCCATGGCGGTGGAGGCCATGCGGGAGGGGGCCTATGACTTCCTCGCCAAGCCCTATTCCGGCGAGCGGCTGCTCGGCTCCATCCGCCATGCACTGGAGAAGCGCCGGCTGGTGCTGGAAAATCGCGAGCTGCGCCGCGCCGCCCAGCTCGCCGCCCAGCATGCGGCCGAATTGGCCGAGGAGGACTTGCCGCTGCTCGGCGCCGACCCCGCCATGGAGCGCCTGCGCCAGACCATCCGCCAGCTCGCCGATGCGGACGTGGACGTGCTGGTGGAAGGCGAGACGGGCTCGGGCAAGGAGGTGGTGGCCAATCTCCTCCATCGCCTGGGTCCCCGGGCGGCGCGGCCCTTCGTGGCGGTCAATTGCGGCGCGCTGCCCGAGACCATGATCGAGAGCGAACTCTTCGGCCACGAGGCCGGCGCTTTTACCGGCGCGCTCAAGAAGCGCGTGGGGCGGATCGTGTTCGCTCATGGCGGCACGCTGTTCCTGGACGAGATCGAGGCCATGTCCCCGGCCCTCCAGGTGAAGATGCTGCGGGTGCTGGAGGCCCGCGAGGTGATCCCGCTCGGCGCCAATGAGGGCCGGCGGGTGGACATCCGCGTGGTCGCCGCCGCCAAGATCAACCTGTTGGAGCTGGTGAAGGCCGGGCGGTTCCGGGAGGATCTCTATTACCGCCTGCATGTGGCGACCGTGCGCATTCCCCCCTTGCGGGAGCGCCGCTCGGACGTGCCGCTGCTCTTCTCCCATTTCCTCGCCGCCGCCGCCAAGCGCTTCCGCCGTCCCCCGCCCGTGGTGGGGCGCGCGGTGCTCGACCGGCTGGAAACCCATGACTGGCCAGGCAATGTGCGCGAGCTTCTCCACTATGTGGAGCGCGTCGCCCTCGGCCTGGTGGACGCCCCCGCCCCACCGGAGCCCGACACCGGCGCCCCGCCCCTGCCCCAGCGGGTGGAGGCCTATGAGGCCGAGCAGATCCGCGCCGCGCTCGCCGCCCATCAGGGCGACGTGCAGGCCACCGTCAAAGCCCTCGGCATCCCCCGCAAGACCTTCTACGACAAGCTCCACCGCCACGGCATCGACCAGAACGCCTTTCGTGGCGGGCGGGAGTGAGAGCGCTCATTGGGCGCCTGGTTCGAGATGCCGGCTGAGAAAGGTCGGCACGCGGGCGAGCGCATCGGCGCGGGCGGCGGGATCGGTGGCGACGATCGGCACGACGCCTTCCTTGGTGCGGAATTCCGGGCGTTCGCGATAGGCAAGGCCCGGCCAGTCGAAATCGTGATAGGCGCCGGAATAGATGCGCAGCGTCACCGGACTGCCCGCGCTCGCCGCCTCCGTCAGCAGCGCTTCGCAGGGTTGAAGCGGGGTCCAGACGTCCTTTTCCCCGGTCAGCACCAGAAGCGGGATGCGGGTTGACCAGCCGCCGCGCTGACGGTCGGCGCTGCATGAGCCGGGATAGAAGGCGACCGCCGCCTGGAAGTCTCGCGCCGGGGCAAGGCCGGCGGGGCGGGCGGCACTGTTGACGCGCAGCGTGTTCAACACCGCTCCGCCGCCCTGCGACCAGCCCATGAGCGCGATGCGGCCGGGGTCCACGAAGGCTTGCGCCTGCAAATAAGCGAGCGCGCCATACATGTCCTGCGGTCGGGCGCGATACACCTCGGACCGGAAGGTGGCGGGCGCGCACATGGTTTTCACGCCGCGCGGCGTGAAGCTGTCCACCATGAGCACGTTGTAGCCCGCCCCGGTGAGGCGCTGCGCCCAGTCGGTCTCGCGGGCATTGATGCCGGTCTTGCCGATCAGGCCACCACAGCCATGGGCGAAGACCACCGCCGGGCCGGGCCCGTTCG
This genomic interval from Aquabacter sp. L1I39 contains the following:
- a CDS encoding dienelactone hydrolase family protein, translated to MRHAFIRLALAGLAMLGLLAAGAGAQAQEKVSFPSRDGTTLDGYLFRAKAANGPGPAVVFAHGCGGLIGKTGINARETDWAQRLTGAGYNVLMVDSFTPRGVKTMCAPATFRSEVYRARPQDMYGALAYLQAQAFVDPGRIALMGWSQGGGAVLNTLRVNSAARPAGLAPARDFQAAVAFYPGSCSADRQRGGWSTRIPLLVLTGEKDVWTPLQPCEALLTEAASAGSPVTLRIYSGAYHDFDWPGLAYRERPEFRTKEGVVPIVATDPAARADALARVPTFLSRHLEPGAQ
- a CDS encoding sigma-54-dependent transcriptional regulator, whose product is MAHVADRPPDVAFIDDDDSLRAANIQSLMLAGLAALPFASAEAALDAIDAGFPGVVVTDVRMPGMDGLELFRRLKRRDADLPVILITGHGDIAMAVEAMREGAYDFLAKPYSGERLLGSIRHALEKRRLVLENRELRRAAQLAAQHAAELAEEDLPLLGADPAMERLRQTIRQLADADVDVLVEGETGSGKEVVANLLHRLGPRAARPFVAVNCGALPETMIESELFGHEAGAFTGALKKRVGRIVFAHGGTLFLDEIEAMSPALQVKMLRVLEAREVIPLGANEGRRVDIRVVAAAKINLLELVKAGRFREDLYYRLHVATVRIPPLRERRSDVPLLFSHFLAAAAKRFRRPPPVVGRAVLDRLETHDWPGNVRELLHYVERVALGLVDAPAPPEPDTGAPPLPQRVEAYEAEQIRAALAAHQGDVQATVKALGIPRKTFYDKLHRHGIDQNAFRGGRE
- a CDS encoding sensor histidine kinase; its protein translation is MLDAAAARVAENWALSQLRATAEAAVALRGAMLRSEIEKQRSLPLVLADDPGVRAALADPQEGQLLALDERLERIAQESRAGAIYVIDAQGLTRAASNYRTAESFVGSNYAFRPYFTGAMKDGQAAHFAFGTVSHRPGLYLSRRIEGTTGPLGVVVVKAEFGATEDAWHALPEPAFVTDERGIVLVASEPAWRFHTTVPLDAAQRAEIRASLQFGDAPLAMLPIRPARDLPGAAVVAAPPALAGQTFVASDAPLRTSGWTLHVLAPTAPSVPLATTAARSLALLLGVAGFGGVGIWTARRRSLARERDRATTARRELEARVSERTQALSDANARLTAEMEERRRTQAALGHLQDELVQANKLAVLGQIAASVAHEVNQPVAAIRTYGENARLFLERGDPASARANLAIIDDLTQRVGAITGELRAFARKAPADMEPVSLRAVLEGARLLVRHRLAEQKVALEIHIPITDLVVRAARIRLEQVFVNLLQNAIEALDGRRDGRIRITARTEGTMAVVTVSDNGPGLAASVREALFMPFVTTKPEGLGLGLVIARDIVAECGGTFTAGEGPGAVFILTLARA